The following is a genomic window from Bacteroidota bacterium.
AAATCCTAAGATATATTATAAGGGTGAGTATTTGAATGATATCGATGCTGTAATACCTCGAATTGGAGCTTCAGTGACATTTTATGGAACAGCAGTAGTGCGCCAGTTTGAAATGATGAAAGTTTTTACAGCAGTTGAATCACAAGCGCTTGTCAGATCCCGAGATAAATTAAGAAGCTTACAAGTATTAGCTAGAGCAGGAGTTGGTTTACCTAAAACAGTTTTTACAAATTATGCCAAAGATGTTGATCATGTGATAGAATCAGTTGGCGGAGCACCATTGGTATTAAAGCTATTGGAAGGAACACAAGGATTAGGAGTTGTATTAGCAGAAACACATAACGCAGCTAACTCAGTTATTGAAGCTTTTAATGGTTTAAAGGCTAGGGTAATTGCACAACAATTTATCAAAGAATCAGGAGGTGCTGATATACGTGTATTCATTGTAGACGGTGTAGTTGTTGGTGCAATGAAACGACAGGGAAAAGAGGGTGAATTCAGATCTAATTTGCATAGGGGAGGAACTGCTTCACTCATAGAACTAACTGACGAAGAAGATACAACAGCTCTTAAAGCTGCCAAAGCCATGGGGCTTGGCATTGCAGGTGTTGATATGTTACAGTCTTCAAAAGGTCCAATGGTATTAGAAGTAAACTCATCTCCCGGTTTGGAAGGCATTGAGAAAGCAACAAAGAA
Proteins encoded in this region:
- the rimK gene encoding 30S ribosomal protein S6--L-glutamate ligase, which encodes MKIAVLSRNANLYSTKRLIEAAVAKGHEAIIVDHLKCTIELERKNPKIYYKGEYLNDIDAVIPRIGASVTFYGTAVVRQFEMMKVFTAVESQALVRSRDKLRSLQVLARAGVGLPKTVFTNYAKDVDHVIESVGGAPLVLKLLEGTQGLGVVLAETHNAANSVIEAFNGLKARVIAQQFIKESGGADIRVFIVDGVVVGAMKRQGKEGEFRSNLHRGGTASLIELTDEEDTTALKAAKAMGLGIAGVDMLQSSKGPMVLEVNSSPGLEGIEKATKKDIAREIIRYIERNVE